A window of Daucus carota subsp. sativus chromosome 2, DH1 v3.0, whole genome shotgun sequence genomic DNA:
tcgTCGTGACTTTTGTGaacattcaaataataaaatttcaatatcaAGAGTAATACACTAGAGTATATAATAAATCTTGTTGTCATTTTTACCACGTCTTGCCAGCACATAGCCCAACACTTCATACATATTTACAGTCCATGCTACCGAAGTCAAAATTTGACTCTCAAGAGTTCATACTTACAGATATGTATGTATTATGATCTATGTACAGAGGCGGATCTTAGAAGGGGCAAGAGGGGGCAACTGACCCcccttaatttatttttttttttttacattatacatatttttgggttgtaaaattgaaattgaccccccttaatttttttgtgaccccttttaattttttttacaaaaaattgaccccccttaaCTTCATAGTCAGATCCGCCACTGTCTATGTATACATAGTTTCCTCATATGTGATAAGGGTTAAGTATCTAAGTTCGTCACTGAAGTGAAGGCCATGTATCACTTCTTTCATTGATTTTTTAGTGGTATCATTTTGATTACTAAAGTcgtataaaatatcaaacagATACCTCGAAAAATGTGTCGAgaatgtaaatatttttttcattaagtTCTACACATTTTTCTTCAGCGCTGCTATAACTAAATGAAAAGTGGTGAATTCTGTTATCTTATCTAGATTTTTAAACAcatatttactatatatttttatttaaataagattaaataattttaaaatttaaaataaataataaatattttttaaaaaatctagaTATATTATCAAGGATACCAGAATTAACCacttttcatttgattataaTAGTGTTGAATAAAAATGTGAAGAACttagtgaaaaaaaatatttacttgcCCGACACATTTTTCgaggtatctatttgatattttatacgaCTTTAGTAATCAAGATGATACCTCTAAAACATCAATGAAAGAAGTGATACATAGCCTTcatttcagtgaccaacttgatacttaACCCGATAAGATAGTAACCATGACTACCTTTTCCACATGCCTACATCCTCACATGGGGCTGAGCAAAATCGAACTGAACCGAACGgtgtaaattcggttcggttacaattttttcagaattttgattttttttggtatttcaGTTCAGAGCGAATTGAATTTCAGTtcttcggtccggaccgaattaaATTTCGGTTCTGTCCGGTCCTTTGAGTAAAAGTTCGGTttcggaccgaatagaccgaactatatattaatactttaaaatattaaatatatctttTGTAAATTATACACATGCTAGTCACATATGTGAGACACATACCCAGAACCACGGTTCTTTAGTCgccccctaaaaccctaatcagTAATCAGAAACAAAACAATCAAATTCGAAGAATCAAGCAATCAAGGTTGACGAATCGGAGAGTCAAGTAAAAATCGAAAATTCATATTTGCACAGGTCTTTGTAAATGGAGTATTGTTTTGTCATTTTGTGTTTTGCTGGTGGCCAGGTTCGGCATATTGAAGAGTGAAGGAAGGTGTAGGCGGGTGGATGTGCAGGAGGTGATTAACAAAAACAGACCctataattttcttattttgattAAAAGTTCGGTTCTTAAGGAAAGAACCGAACTGAAGTTCGGTTCCAGTTCAGTCCATATGCTAATTTCGGTCCAGTTCAGTtcgaaaaaaattacaaattcgATTTTCGGTTATTTTTGTTCGGTCCTTTTCTGGACCGAAACATCTGAATGCTCAGCCCTATCCTCACGTGCTTATCTCCCCTCTTTCGGATATGATTCATCCCCCGTATCTACAATATCTAGGTTTCCCCCCACTATGTGTATAACGTGCAATTTCCTCGATATTCACATTTTTGTTCTCTATTTCGGAAACAAACGAAAATGCAGTGTGTTTTAGTCGCCCAATACCATCTGCTTTATTTCGCCATCTGCTTGTTtagatttcaatttcaaaattcaaattcatattGTGTGATTGGATTCAAACACATTCAGATCTCATCTATTTTCATATCAAAGTTCTATaatcttcgtgttcttcatgtAAGTCCCCTCTCTCTCCCATCCTAAATCTCTTTCTATTTCTTTCTCCTTgaatctctctctcccctctttCCGACTTTATTTGTATCCTCTCTCCCTTCTCCTCTCTCTTGTTATCTATATATCTCTATCTCTCTTTCTGTTTCTCATATTGTTGTCCGACTCTCcatctctctttctctttatcgataataaatttgtattttttgcAATTTATTTTGATGTGAGactgtttgatgaaatgtctgAAAGAAAAGgttaataattttcaatttttgtaaATCTTATTTAAATTAATGGCTTAATTTTGGAATGTATATACAAGTTTCTTTCAGTAATAAAATGATTCGGACAGAGGCAGTAGTCGTTTTAACTTTATGCACGTAATTTGAGTTGTAAGAAAAACATACTTCTGCTCATTGttttttttgcaatttctttttctgaataaaaatttaacatttataattttatgtagaaaaaaagattttaaaggtaaaatattgaaaaatatttttttacacctcaaaatacgtggaAAAAGTTCATtcaactattattttggaatgaagGGAATATAAGttacatcatcaaatatgtgaCCATTCACGTTAGGcgattttatcaaaatttaagttCATCTTCGCTTGGTTGATGCAATTTATTGGATCAATTAAAATAGCCCGAGAATACAGATTAATCCATTGATCTATGATTCATGATTTATCAGAAATATTTCAGAAATCGAAGATCTTTGCCCAAATTCAAGTATAATTAGTAAACCGATAAGGTATTCTTGTAAAAATTAAGGGagattcaatatatatatataaaggagaatgcgggcgtctctagaatcgctcgattcagtcttctgatttttcttaaatttcggagagaaaatatagttataattcaaaaaatcagattcaagaattctaaaggtaatacaattcttttcctattgaattgtaaatatgatacaattcttttcttatttagtatttcttattaaattctgaagatgatacaatagtatttcttattgaattctaaagatgatacaattctttttctattTGGTAATCCTAAGAGAaataagattatatttattcaaactaataataatagataaaatacaatttatatttaatatttgttaagtAATATATACACGATAAGATATATAGAAGAATAATCTAAATATATTCGAATCATAAAATTGGCGTCTCTGCAATTGTTCGATCcagtttataattttcttaaatttcggatataaaataaaattataatctaaaaaccaaattcaaatattttatagataaaAAGATTGCAAAGATAGTACAATTTTTTTACTTATTTAGAAATCATAAAAGAGCAGTATTCTATTTATTCAAATAACAATTAtagaacatatataattaaaaaaaatacaattcttattttcaaaagttataaaatttttctttcaaaaaaaaagttgtaagatttataatcttattttattaatttttttcaaattatatatttaaaaaaataaaaaccaacatCTCCCAGAATCTACATTTTCTAAACGGTTTCGTAGCGGTAAACTCACGTCGTTTCATAATAATCAAcaagaaaataacataaaaacatCTTTGACATATTCGCAACCTCATTCAAATGGTATGCATGGACTTACGACTAATCTGGACAatagttcgattcagtcttataattttcttgaatttcgaataataaataaaattataattcaaaaaatcaaattcaaggaTCTTCTTATTTAGGACtcctaaaagaaataagattttatttacttaaactaacaatcatagaataaacataatttatatttaaaatttataaggtAATACGTGcaattttattttcgatttagtcttgtaattttcttaaatttcgagttGAGAATTAAGgattataaagataataatcattataaaaaactaatagcacaaaaaatagaataataaaagaataatattttttaactaataaataggaatcattaaataaaaataataataaataaataggatatataaaataggaatcatatattgattttatgataatcaaaatgattcttgattagtattatgtttgatgggcacgggaggcggcccaagctaatttttatctaaataataataattttttattagtattgtgtttgacgggcacaggaggcggcccaaactaatttttaactaaataataatattttttctattagtattttgtttgacgagaaagtggctaaaataatatttttatctatgttataatatatttttttgttaaaacaggaccacgattcaaaataatttttatccaattataatctttaatattacaagtttcatatactattctatttcataatttatgaaTGGAAATTAAACGCCGCCGCGAAGTAATCACACCTTATATCAAACAGCTTTTATAAAGCAAACAAATTTTTACGATAATACTCCTTAATATATCATACATGTAAAGATTCTTGATAGTTTGATAGAATATTAAATGAGGGCCACTTaagcaaatttttatattaattataatatttttttattagtgatatgtttaacgagaGATGACTCGAAagaatttttatgctattataatattagttcatatcagaattttaaaaaaaaatcatgatgccgccgcgaagcgcggcttttttcaatAGTTCTCGATAAAAGGGGATCCTTGATTCCTTGGAACCTTgcaatcaatttttatttattttaagaaaaagcatctaatttttattttttaggtaACTAAAATTAGCATTCGGTCGATTACACACGGTCTCATTACTATTCATGCGCATATCATACCTACCTTTCTTATGGAATTCCCGCCACTTCTGTACTAACATCTCAACTAAAAATCTGAACGCCACAATCAACTGTTACATTCGTGACAGGAATGTACATGATGCTCGCAAACTGTTTGACCAGAATCATATTACCCGGAATGTGGTGTCCTGGAATTCAATGATCAGTGGTTATGTCAAGACCAACCAAATTTCGAAAGCTCAAGAACTGTTTGATGAGATGCCTGTGAGAGACATTGTTTCTTTGAACACCATGTTATCGGGTTTTCACAAGGCTGGAAACTCGGAAAAGATATATACACTTTTCTTGGAAATGTTTAGAGGTGGGCTTAGGCCGACTGAGTTCACCTTCTCGACGGTTGTTAGCGCGTTGGTAGGTACAAGATTGAGTGTTTTGATTACACAGCTTCATGGTCTTACAATTTCCTCTGCTTTTAATTTGGATATTTATGTTGGGTCAGCATTGATGAGGGCTTACACTGATTTCAGGGATGTTGATGATATGTGTCGAGTGTTTGATGAGATATCGTTGAAAGAGGTGTCTGCTTGGAATGCTTTGATTTTGGGGTTTATGGACATGGGGCTGATTAATGAATCTCAGAGAGCATTTGACGTGATGCCTGTAAAAAATGTTGTTTCATGGACGACTTTGGTTAATGGTTATATTAACAATGGGAGAATTGATGAAGCTCGGTTtaaatttgatatgatgactGAAAGAAATGTGTTCTCGTGGACTGCAATGATAAAAGGATATGTGCAATATGGGAAGTTTTTTGATGCTTTTGAGTTGTTTATCTCAATGCTGAGATTAGGGCCTTATCCGAATCATTTTACATTTTCTAGTGTATTAGAGGCTTGTGCAGTTAGCTCGTCTCTTATGTTAGGAAATCAAGTGCACTCGTGTATTATAAAATCTGGAACCCCTCGTGATGTCATTTTGTTGACATCCCTTGTTGATATGTACGCAAAATGTGGGGACATTGAGGCAGCAAACCGCATTTTTGTATCAATGCCAAAAAAGAATGTTGCATCATGGAACTCGATCATTGGAGGTTATGCAAGGCATGGGTTTGCAACTAGGGCACTGCAGGAATTTGAGAGTATGATAAGTGTAGGTGTCAAACCTGATAAGATTacctttattaatattatttcagCATGTGGACACGGTGGACTAGTTGAAGAGGGTGAACGGCAATTTGCAGATATGGATATGAAGTATGGAATCCAAGCGGAAAAGGAGCACTATGCTTGCATGGTGGATCTATTTGGGAAAGCTGGCCAGCTAGAAAAAGCAGAAAAGCTGATTAATGAAATGCCTTTTGAACCTGATGTGGTTGTATGGGGTGCATTGATTGGGGCATGTGGATTGTATTCATGCTTGGAACTCGGGGAGTTGGCTGCAAAAGAACTTGACAGTTTAGAACACAACCATCCTGCTATTTATTCAATGCTTTCAAAGATACACGGTGATAAGGATGTTTGGGACAGTGTTAAGCTTTCTAGGAAGCAAAAGGCAGTAAGCTGGATAGAGTCATCGTGTACAATATGATGAGACTGGAATATTCTTACCACACAGGTACAAGCACCTTTGCTAGAAAGTCTTTGTTCGAGTTGTTAAATAGCTATAGTTAGATACCATACCAGTGTAGAGTAATCTAAAAGCATTTGTAGGCTCACTACAGCAAATTTTTATGGTTTTCAAATTCCCTTATATTTACAAGTAAACTACACCCAGTCACACGTGGTGAGTCACTTTCACTGCATACTTACATAtctagggtcgcgctcaagagagaaccagtccttaaaata
This region includes:
- the LOC108206867 gene encoding pentatricopeptide repeat-containing protein At2g21090-like, with translation MRISYLPFLWNSRHFCTNISTKNLNATINCYIRDRNVHDARKLFDQNHITRNVVSWNSMISGYVKTNQISKAQELFDEMPVRDIVSLNTMLSGFHKAGNSEKIYTLFLEMFRGGLRPTEFTFSTVVSALVGTRLSVLITQLHGLTISSAFNLDIYVGSALMRAYTDFRDVDDMCRVFDEISLKEVSAWNALILGFMDMGLINESQRAFDVMPVKNVVSWTTLVNGYINNGRIDEARFKFDMMTERNVFSWTAMIKGYVQYGKFFDAFELFISMLRLGPYPNHFTFSSVLEACAVSSSLMLGNQVHSCIIKSGTPRDVILLTSLVDMYAKCGDIEAANRIFVSMPKKNVASWNSIIGGYARHGFATRALQEFESMISVGVKPDKITFINIISACGHGGLVEEGERQFADMDMKYGIQAEKEHYACMVDLFGKAGQLEKAEKLINEMPFEPDVVVWGALIGACGLYSCLELGELAAKELDSLEHNHPAIYSMLSKIHGDKDVWDSVKLSRKQKAVSWIESSCTI